A region from the Silene latifolia isolate original U9 population chromosome 7, ASM4854445v1, whole genome shotgun sequence genome encodes:
- the LOC141592422 gene encoding uncharacterized protein LOC141592422 isoform X1 — MSSPFSKLGFPFQLHFQFNSRHFCNSATFKATAIDDSRVFLDYVREQCRLGFTNLEFPINLFHQMISPVHRPSIIDFNRLLAAMLKLKRLHPHSTVISLFRKLDLSGTRPDLCSIRILANCYCHLGRVDFGYSLLAKSVKLGYPFESDLVLFNTLINGLVHNHQLPQAVELLDVAVVKLGIQPDIVTYCTIVKGLCGNGDTAHALHFLHRMNSTPSGCKPDLIMYNTIIHGLCKDKLITEAVNLFEAMKTEGIYPNVFTYNTLIRGMFNLGRKVEAKEMLVGMIERNVAPDVFTYNMLIHIQCKDAMVDEAQALMQIMTDQGVAPNVHTYNALLVGYCLCGQMDKAREVFDLMVQTHCQPDVVTYSTLINGYVKLKRIDKALDVMQEMIEQGIAPDVVAFSTVIDGLCRSNWIPMARQLFNDMQTYGIKPNVCTYGALFDGLCKTAQLDEAEALLKEMESNGIAPNIVIYTILIDIMYDAGRVTDAENLVSVLLSRGMVLDHITYNTMIRGLCKNGLLSTARGLLNKMKQSGCSPDGTTYNTIIRGFIFNNDLRNALCFRDTMVNEGFQADADTLSLFRNHISHDKPESFSRRC; from the coding sequence ATGTCTTCCCCTttttctaaattagggtttccattTCAACTTCATTTTCAATTTAATTCTCGTCATTTCTGCAATTCTGCGACTTTTAAGGCTACTGCCATTGATGATTCTCGAGTGTTTCTCGATTATGTTAGAGAACAATGTCGATTAGGGTTTACTAATCTCGAATTCCCCATTAATCTATTTCACCAAATGATATCTCCCGTGCATCGACCGTCGATTATCGATTTTAATCGTTTACTAGCGGCAATGCTCAAACTCAAACGACTGCATCCTCACTCTACTGTCATTTCCCTCTTTAGGAAACTTGACTTATCTGGTACCCGACCCGATTTGTGTTCTATTAGGATTCTTGCTAATTGTTACTGCCACTTAGGCCGTGTTGATTTCGGGTATTCTCTCCTTGCTAAGTCCGTTAAGCTTGGGTATCCCTTTGAATCTGATTTAGTTTTGTTTAACACCTTAATTAACGGCCTTGTGCACAATCACCAACTTCCACAAGCTGTTGAGTTGTTGGACGTAGCTGTCGTTAAGCTAGGCATTCAGCCAGATATAGTTACCTATTGTACCATTGTGAAAGGTCTTTGCGGGAACGGGGACACTGCCCATGCTCTCCATTTCCTCCACCGAATGAATTCTACTCCCTCGGGTTGTAAGCCTGACCTTATAATGTACAATACCATTATCCATGGTCTCTGCAAAGATAAACTCAtaaccgaggccgtgaacctcttTGAAGCCATGAAAACCGAGGGCATCTACCCAAATGTGTTCACCTATAACACATTGATTCGAGGAATGTTCAATCTAGGTCGTAAGGTGGAGGCTAAGGAAATGTTGGTTGGGATGATTGAGAGGAACGTTGCACCTGATGTTTTTACTTATAACATGTTGATTCACATCCAATGTAAGGACGCAATGGTCGATGAAGCACAAGCCCTTATGCAAATAATGACTGATCAAGGTGTGGCTCCTAATGTACATACTTATAATGCTTTATTGGTTGGGTATTGCTTGTGTGGCCAAATGGACAAGGCAAGAGAGGTTTTTGATTTAATGGTACAAACTCACTGCCAACCTGACGTTGTGACTTATAGTACTCTGATCAATGGATATGTTAAACTGAAAAGAATTGACAAAGCCCTTGATGTGATGCAAGAAATGATTGAGCAAGGGATTGCCCCCGATGTCGTGGCCTTTAGCACCGTGATAGATGGATTGTGTAGATCTAATTGGATCCCAATGGCACGTCAGTTGTTCAACGACATGCAAACTTATGGAATAAAACCAAATGTTTGCACTTACGGTGCCTTATTTGACGGGCTATGTAAAACGGCACAACTTGATGAAGCGGAAGCATTGCTTAAGGAGATGGAATCTAATGGAATTGCTCCTAATATAGTCATCTACACTATCCTAATTGACATCATGTATGATGCTGGTCGGGTTACAGATGCTGAAAACCTTGTCTCTGTTCTCCTATCAAGGGGTATGGTACTTGATCATATAACTTATAATACAATGATTAGGGGGTTATGTAAAAATGGTCTTTTGAGTACAGCTAGAGGGCTCCTAAACAAAATGAAGCAAAGTGGATGCTCTCCTGATGGCACCACCTATAATACAATTATCCGAGGATTCATTTTCAACAACGATTTGCGAAATGCATTATGTTTCCGTGATACAATGGTTAACGAGGGCTTTCAGGCTGATGCTGACACTCTTTCTTTGTTCCGTAACCATATATCGCATGATAAACCAGAGAGTTTCTCCAGAAGATGCTAA
- the LOC141592422 gene encoding uncharacterized protein LOC141592422 isoform X2 produces MSSPFSKLGFPFQLHFQFNSRHFCNSATFKATAIDDSRVFLDYVREQCRLGFTNLEFPINLFHQMISPVHRPSIIDFNRLLAAMLKLKRLHPHSTVISLFRKLDLSGTRPDLCSIRILANCYCHLGRVDFGYSLLAKSVKLGYPFESDLVLFNTLINGLVHNHQLPQAVELLDVAVVKLGIQPDIVTYCTIVKGLCGNGDTAHALHFLHRMNSTPSGCKPDLIMYNTIIHGLCKDKLITEAVNLFEAMKTEGIYPNVFTYNTLIRGMFNLGRKVEAKEMLVGMIERNVAPDVFTYNMLIHIQCKDAMVDEAQALMQIMTDQGVAPNVHTYNALLVGYCLCGQMDKAREVFDLMVQTHCQPDVVTYSTLINGYVKLKRIDKALDVMQEMIEQGIAPDVVAFSTVIDGLCRSNWIPMARQLFNDMQTYGIKPNVCTYGALFDGLCKTAQLDEAEALLKEMESNGIAPNIVIYTILIDIMYDAGRVTDAENLVSVLLSRESFSRRC; encoded by the exons ATGTCTTCCCCTttttctaaattagggtttccattTCAACTTCATTTTCAATTTAATTCTCGTCATTTCTGCAATTCTGCGACTTTTAAGGCTACTGCCATTGATGATTCTCGAGTGTTTCTCGATTATGTTAGAGAACAATGTCGATTAGGGTTTACTAATCTCGAATTCCCCATTAATCTATTTCACCAAATGATATCTCCCGTGCATCGACCGTCGATTATCGATTTTAATCGTTTACTAGCGGCAATGCTCAAACTCAAACGACTGCATCCTCACTCTACTGTCATTTCCCTCTTTAGGAAACTTGACTTATCTGGTACCCGACCCGATTTGTGTTCTATTAGGATTCTTGCTAATTGTTACTGCCACTTAGGCCGTGTTGATTTCGGGTATTCTCTCCTTGCTAAGTCCGTTAAGCTTGGGTATCCCTTTGAATCTGATTTAGTTTTGTTTAACACCTTAATTAACGGCCTTGTGCACAATCACCAACTTCCACAAGCTGTTGAGTTGTTGGACGTAGCTGTCGTTAAGCTAGGCATTCAGCCAGATATAGTTACCTATTGTACCATTGTGAAAGGTCTTTGCGGGAACGGGGACACTGCCCATGCTCTCCATTTCCTCCACCGAATGAATTCTACTCCCTCGGGTTGTAAGCCTGACCTTATAATGTACAATACCATTATCCATGGTCTCTGCAAAGATAAACTCAtaaccgaggccgtgaacctcttTGAAGCCATGAAAACCGAGGGCATCTACCCAAATGTGTTCACCTATAACACATTGATTCGAGGAATGTTCAATCTAGGTCGTAAGGTGGAGGCTAAGGAAATGTTGGTTGGGATGATTGAGAGGAACGTTGCACCTGATGTTTTTACTTATAACATGTTGATTCACATCCAATGTAAGGACGCAATGGTCGATGAAGCACAAGCCCTTATGCAAATAATGACTGATCAAGGTGTGGCTCCTAATGTACATACTTATAATGCTTTATTGGTTGGGTATTGCTTGTGTGGCCAAATGGACAAGGCAAGAGAGGTTTTTGATTTAATGGTACAAACTCACTGCCAACCTGACGTTGTGACTTATAGTACTCTGATCAATGGATATGTTAAACTGAAAAGAATTGACAAAGCCCTTGATGTGATGCAAGAAATGATTGAGCAAGGGATTGCCCCCGATGTCGTGGCCTTTAGCACCGTGATAGATGGATTGTGTAGATCTAATTGGATCCCAATGGCACGTCAGTTGTTCAACGACATGCAAACTTATGGAATAAAACCAAATGTTTGCACTTACGGTGCCTTATTTGACGGGCTATGTAAAACGGCACAACTTGATGAAGCGGAAGCATTGCTTAAGGAGATGGAATCTAATGGAATTGCTCCTAATATAGTCATCTACACTATCCTAATTGACATCATGTATGATGCTGGTCGGGTTACAGATGCTGAAAACCTTGTCTCTGTTCTCCTATCAAGGG AGAGTTTCTCCAGAAGATGCTAA